In a single window of the Alosa sapidissima isolate fAloSap1 chromosome 18, fAloSap1.pri, whole genome shotgun sequence genome:
- the LOC121689481 gene encoding uncharacterized protein LOC121689481, with protein sequence MLKWCKAMKKKYCTVCTGKCHYTKHTKEAKMYIQKTRKVMKINEELKTKYEEEYHEKVELKNQVESELDALQEEKAQLMEEAYQSILTLERIALKSDSLSTLLHLDFIIDILKEAGNSEKVQSLQELKTTEEANDAAMVYLRVGLGRTERSSQVTNQVANHDTNALETKQQEQDKTGIYEALTQMKAKPFETITAGKMKAFGTLTQSKLDKIMARMDQEQQKSFK encoded by the coding sequence ATGTTAAAATGGTGTAAAGCCATGAAGAAGAAGTACTGCACTGTGTGTACTGGCAAGTGCCACTACACTAAGCACACAAAGGAGGCCAAGATGTACATCCAGAAGACAAGGAAGGTGATGAAAATCAATGAAGAGCTCAAAACAAAGTACGAGGAGGAATATCACGAGAAAGTGGAGCTGAAGAACCAAGTCGAAAGCGAGCTCGATGCCCTGCAAGAGGAGAAGGCACAGCTGATGGAGGAGGCCTACCAGAGCATCCTCACCCTGGAGAGGATCGCCCTCAAGAGCGACTCCCTCTCCACACTGCTCCATTTGGACTTCATTATCGACATCCTGAAGGAAGCAGGAAACTCAGAGAAAGTCCAGTCGCTACAGGAGCTGAAGACCACTGAAGAGGCCAACGACGCTGCCATGGTCTACTTAAGGGTAGGCCttggaaggacagagagaagtaGCCAAGTTACCAACCAGGTGGCCAACCATGACACAAATGCCCTAGAGACAAAACAGCAAGAGCAAGACAAGACTGGGATTTATGAGGCGCTGACCCAAATGAAGGCAAAACCTTTTGAGACCATCACAGCAGGTAAAATGAAAGCCTTTGGGACCCTCACCCAAAGCAAACTCGACAAGATTATGGCAAGGATGGACCAAGAACAACAAAAGTCCTTTAAAtaa